In the genome of Streptomyces globosus, one region contains:
- a CDS encoding NADP-dependent oxidoreductase yields the protein MKAVTFSSHGPPEVLAVTERDIPQPGRGEILLRVAAAAVNPVDLAVRRGDIPSPVLPAVVGWDVSGTVAATGPAAGRFRPGDRVVALRPSLADGAGVSAEYVALDERLAVPAPAGAPLEHAAALPLAALTAEQALDRLGPGFAGRLLVCGAAGAVGGYLVQLAALRGLHPAALARPDDADTVRGLGAAEVFTGAAPPPAGAYDAVIDAAGRPRTVEAVRDGGRFVSLTPFAVPEPERSVDVEVYGVRTDPAVLDTLARRVEQGQLALRIARVLPFEEAPRAHALLEAGGTRGKILLAPAP from the coding sequence TTGAAAGCAGTCACCTTCAGCTCCCACGGCCCGCCGGAAGTCCTCGCCGTCACCGAGCGGGACATCCCGCAGCCGGGCCGCGGGGAGATCCTCCTCCGGGTCGCCGCGGCCGCCGTGAACCCGGTCGACCTGGCCGTGCGCCGCGGCGACATCCCCTCCCCGGTGCTGCCCGCCGTCGTCGGCTGGGACGTCTCCGGCACCGTGGCCGCCACCGGCCCCGCGGCAGGCCGCTTCCGGCCCGGCGACCGCGTCGTCGCCCTGCGCCCCTCACTGGCCGACGGGGCCGGCGTGTCGGCCGAGTACGTCGCCCTCGACGAGCGGCTCGCGGTCCCGGCGCCGGCCGGCGCCCCGCTGGAGCACGCGGCGGCCCTGCCGCTGGCCGCGCTCACGGCCGAGCAGGCCCTCGACCGGCTCGGCCCCGGCTTCGCGGGCCGGCTCCTCGTCTGCGGCGCCGCCGGCGCGGTCGGCGGATACCTCGTGCAGCTCGCCGCCCTGCGCGGCCTGCACCCGGCCGCCCTCGCCCGCCCCGACGACGCGGACACCGTACGCGGGCTGGGTGCCGCCGAGGTGTTCACCGGGGCCGCGCCCCCGCCGGCAGGCGCGTACGACGCCGTCATCGACGCGGCGGGGCGGCCGCGGACGGTCGAGGCCGTCCGCGACGGGGGGCGCTTCGTGTCCCTGACGCCGTTCGCCGTTCCGGAGCCCGAGCGGTCCGTCGACGTCGAGGTGTACGGGGTGCGGACCGACCCCGCCGTGCTCGACACCCTGGCGCGCCGCGTCGAGCAAGGGCAGCTGGCGCTGCGGATCGCCCGCGTGCTGCCGTTCGAGGAGGCGCCCCGGGCGCACGCCCTGCTGGAGGCGGGCGGGACCCGCGGGAAGATCCTGCTGGCCCCGGCGCCCTGA
- a CDS encoding acyltransferase family protein, with the protein MSTTAEPAATPTERAAEPRQAVHGRLPSLTGLRFIAALLVFCYHSSLALPALNPFASKDIADGYRWLFGNAGWAGVSFFFILSGFVLTWSARPGDPPRHFWRRRFFKIYPNHLVTWVLALALLSGATTQWWQAVPNLFLVHAWIPEFSVFLGVNPPSWSLACELFFYLCFPLFLHGIKRIPPAHLWRWAAGTAAAVVAVPTLAYLLLPGDPPMPEGSPASVWQYWSVYMLPPVRALDFVLGMLMARIVVTGRRFGVRPLPAAAACLAAYALSLYVPWLYALDAVFVIPMALLIPAVALQDVSGRPSPLRGRAAVWLGEVSFAFYMVHLILLNVVREHLLGPDTFFGTAAGIGVLVLEALATLAVAWLLYAAVEKPAMRHLGRTRKAQP; encoded by the coding sequence GTGTCCACCACCGCGGAACCCGCCGCGACACCGACGGAGCGCGCCGCCGAGCCCCGACAGGCCGTGCACGGCCGGCTCCCCTCACTGACCGGCCTGCGGTTCATCGCCGCCCTGCTGGTGTTCTGCTACCACTCCTCGCTCGCACTGCCCGCCCTCAACCCGTTCGCCTCGAAGGACATCGCCGACGGATACCGGTGGCTGTTCGGCAACGCGGGCTGGGCCGGGGTCAGCTTCTTCTTCATCCTCAGCGGCTTCGTCCTGACCTGGTCGGCCCGGCCCGGCGACCCGCCGCGGCACTTCTGGCGCCGCCGCTTCTTCAAGATCTACCCCAACCACCTGGTCACCTGGGTGCTCGCCCTGGCGCTGCTGTCCGGGGCCACCACCCAGTGGTGGCAGGCCGTGCCGAACCTCTTCCTCGTCCACGCCTGGATCCCCGAGTTCTCCGTCTTCCTCGGGGTCAACCCGCCCAGCTGGTCGCTCGCCTGCGAGCTGTTCTTCTACCTCTGCTTCCCGCTGTTCCTGCACGGGATCAAGCGCATCCCGCCCGCGCACCTGTGGCGCTGGGCCGCCGGGACCGCCGCCGCGGTCGTCGCCGTGCCGACCCTGGCCTACCTGCTGCTCCCGGGCGACCCGCCCATGCCCGAGGGCTCCCCGGCCTCCGTCTGGCAGTACTGGAGCGTGTACATGCTGCCGCCGGTGCGCGCCCTGGACTTCGTGCTCGGCATGCTGATGGCGCGGATCGTCGTCACCGGCCGCCGGTTCGGCGTCCGCCCGCTGCCCGCCGCGGCCGCGTGCCTCGCCGCGTACGCCCTGTCCCTGTACGTGCCCTGGCTGTACGCCCTGGACGCGGTGTTCGTCATCCCGATGGCGCTGCTGATCCCGGCCGTCGCCCTGCAGGACGTCTCGGGCCGGCCCTCGCCGCTGCGCGGCCGGGCGGCGGTCTGGCTCGGCGAGGTCTCCTTCGCCTTCTACATGGTCCACCTCATCCTCCTGAACGTCGTCCGCGAACACCTCCTCGGCCCCGACACGTTCTTCGGTACCGCCGCCGGCATCGGCGTGCTGGTGCTGGAGGCCCTCGCGACGCTCGCCGTGGCCTGGCTGCTGTACGCGGCCGTCGAGAAGCCCGCGATGCGCCACCTGGGACGCACACGAAAGGCACAGCCTTGA